The DNA window TAAAGGAATAATCAATATAAATGTTAAATATCAAAAGAATTTTCCAAAAGCTGAAACTTTTGGAGAGGTATCTGCATTTTTGTTTAAGTCTTGTCTTTTATTTGGTGCTATCATATCTAATACTTCTCCTTTTTTTATTATGTAATTAATAAAATTCTATCATTATTAATTGTTATTTACATTATTTTTATATTTTTAATAGAAGAGATTATTCTTGTCTGTTCTTTTTTTGAAATTGGTACATACTCCATAAAAACTCTATCTTCTCTTGGATTCAAAATAAAACAATTCTCTACAATTTTTTTTGAAGCATTTTCAAAAATTTTTTTATATAAAAATAATTGAGCATTATACTTATCAACAAAATTTGACCTACTTGTTTTTATATCCATTATGTAGTAAGTATCTTTGGATTTTAAAATTATATCGATAGTTCCAAGATAGTTACAATCATATCCTAAATATAAGTAAGTTCTTTCTGAATAAATTTGATCAATATTATATTTATATATAAAAGAGTTCAATTCAGTAATTATTCTTTTTGCTATATTTATGTGATTTGTATTTTTACAATCTAATATATTTAAGTTTAATTTAAAATCATTTCTTTCTTTAATAGATTGTGAAATCATATTATGAACACATATACCTTGTTTTATTGAGTTTTCAACTATTTCTTTCTTTACAAATTTATTATGTAAATATGGGTAATTGTGCTCTAGTATAACACTTACAAAAGGCAAATTGATTTTATTATCTTCTACTATGAAGTTTTTTAAATTAATCGGTACCTCTATATCATTTTTAATTACATAATTGTAATTTTCATCTCTTAAAACTATATCTGTTAAATCGTATATCATTTTAGTTCTCCTATCTATACAATAACAAAAAAATAATGGCTAACCATTATTTTTATTAGATTCATATCTTGTAGTTAATGAGTTAAGAACATTTCTTGGGCTATGGTTTTTTAACTCATTTACAACTTTTGAAATAGATTCTAATTGATAAGTCATATTTGTAAAATCGTGTATCATAGTATCTTTTACAATTCTATTATCTAAACTCTCTAATAAATTTTCGAGTCTAATAATTCTTTTTTCAATAGAACTTATTTTTTGTTTTTCAAATTCAATCATCTTTGAATTGCAGCTCTCAGCTAAATTTTGTTGTTCAATAATTAATTGTCTTTTAATTTCTTCAATTTGATCTTTATGACTATAATTTTTTAATAACTCCAAATCATCATTTTGCTTTGATTTATCTTTAATAAGAACTAACTTGTCATTATAATTATTTTCAACTTTTGGAGCAATTTCTTCATATGTTTCAATTACAGTTTCCTTTTTAAATTCATCTTCATTTAATAAAATATCATTTTTAATTTCTGATTTTTCAACTTTTAAATCTTCTAAATTATCCATCTCTTTTTGTTCTTGTTCTTTTTCCTCATTAATAAATTCCAAAGTCATTTTTGGTGGTAAAGTAACATAAGTCTTTGAAGAGCTATCAAGATTATTTGAATGATTTTCATTATTTTCTATAACTTCCATATTAATATCTGAAGGCTTAAAATTAAAGTCAGAATATATTAAATCTATATTAGTATTCATATTTTCAGAATCACTTAATTGATTAATATCAACATTAACAGCTCTTGCAAGTTTTTCAGTAAAACTTGCATCTCCTAAAATGTTTGATTTTAAAGTTATCTCTTCTTTATTTTCATCATTAATTGCTTTCATTTCCTCAGAATTAATTTTATTAAAATCTAATTCTGTAGACGTTTTTGAAGGTAGATTAATCTCAATAAGTTCTTCTATAGACATGTTTACTGCTTTTTCTCTTTGATCTCCATCAAAATTTTGGTTGAATTCACTGAATTCTAATTTTGGAAGATCTATCATATCTAAATCTTCTTGCTTTTTAATTTCTTTTGAATTATTAAAAGTATCAAAATCGCTATTGTTATTATCAATTAACTCTTTATTATCTATATTTTTAACTTCATTCAAAATAGCTTGTTCGCTTATTTTAGACTCTTCAAAATTAAAATCATTATATATAGAGTCACTAGTTGTACTAATTGGAGACTCTATTTCTTTAAGTTCTTCAAAAGACATATTAACAGCCTTTGCTTTTTGCTCTTCAACAAAATTTTTATCCAAAACACTTTCATTTAAATTATTTTGATTTTTCTCTACAATATTTTCTTTAAATATCATTGCAGTTTGTGGATAGTTATCTTCAACTAATTTATTTAAATCTAAATGTAATACTTGGAAATCATTTGGTATTTTTAATTTTCTACCAAGTTTATTTAATCGCATTACATTAAAATTAAATTTACTAACAACTTCAGCTTTTTTGTTTTCTTCAAGAGAATAAAAAGTATTTTGAATTTCTAATCTTTTGATTTCTAATTTTGTTTTATACTCTTTTCATTTAAAATAATATTTTTTATTTTTTTCATTTCTAAAAAAATTATCTAATTGAGTTTCATTTAAAATAGGCAACGCAGAATTATCATTTCTTTTGTTTTGGTCGTTTTCTTTTTGAGAATCCTTTTTTTGGTTTCTCAATTCCACGTTGCCAATTAACTTTCCCTCTTTAGTTACCTCTTTTTCGAATTTTTTTTCTTCTCGGTAAATTGATATCAAGTTTCTTTCCTCAGCATAATTATTTAATGCCACTGAGTCAAATAATACAATTTCTAATAATATTAATGTTGCAAGAATTATCATTGAAACAATAAAGAATATTAATTGTCCTGTTAATAATACTATTATACAAATAGTTAATAAAACTATTTTAACAAATGGTTTTGAAAGTCTTTGGTGCTTTCTTAATCTAACAAATTCGGTAATTGATAATGTCATTAATAAAATTGCAAATGCTATTGATATAGAAATTCAGATTATAACTGGTATCTCGTTAAATTCTGGTTTTCCAACATTTGAAAAATTAGCTTTTCCTCCTGAACCAAATATTGATTCAAATAGTGGTTCTGTAAAAATTTTTAAAACATTTTTGATAATTTCTGGTGGGTTTGGTGATGTAATTAACATTATAATGGCAAACGCTGCAAATGCTATTAAAGCTACAGATGCTACTAATGTTAATGACCACGCAAATATAATAAATATAGCGAACATGATTTTTCCTCCTAATTTTTTAATTTATTTCAGCTTCCAGGAACTGAAATATTTTTTGTATCTCTTTGTTGATTAATTTTATTGTTAACTGTATCTTCAATATTAATTGGTCTTCTATTTAATAAGTTCAAATTCTCATCAATTTCTTTATTAGGCCTTTGTTGTATCTCAATACCCTCTTCTCTTTTTAAAAATGGATTTTGAAAACCACTTCTTCCCTCAGATGGAGTAATACTTCTATCAATAACTATTTCCTTTTTTGAAAGAATTGACGGATTAAATCCGTTAGGAATTTTTCTTTTGATTATTTCTTGTTCTTCAAGTTTTTTTCTTTCTAATATTTCACTTCTTTGCTTTTCAATAAATTTATCAATATTAATTCTTAAACTTGAATCAATTCCAGGATCATAGTCCTCCTCAGAATTTATATCTTCTATTTCACTACTTAATTTTTTATAAATTTTATTTGAAAGTTCTTCTTTAAAGAAATGATCTATGTTTCCTGTATTTTGATTTTCCTCTTTTTTAATTTTTGTAAAATTTTGTTGATTGTCATATAATTTATTTTTTTCTAAATTTTCTGCTATATTATTTTTATTTACATATAATTCTTCATAAAGAGTTAAATCATCTAAAATAATATAATCAAAGTTTTCAGCTATTTCATCAATTCTACTAATATCAATAACTTTTGAATCAACATTCATTCTACAAGATAAGCCTGGTATTTTTACTAAAGATTTAGATATAAATTCATTAATTAATAAAATCTTATTTAAATCAACTTCATCTGCATTAGTTATTACTATATTCATTTTTTCATTAAAATTATAAGAATCTAATAAATTGATAAATTCATTAATGAACATTTTTTCTGGGTCATTTGTTATATTTAAGTCTTCTAAAATGTCATCAATTTCAGAGGTAGTTTTGCCCCAATCTGTGGCAGCTAATAGAACAGATGTTCTTTCTCATAAGGTTTTTTTATCTTCTAAACTAATTTTTTCAGGTAAATTATTGATAAATTTTTTTAAAAAGAATAAACAAGGTGACGAATAAATTACAACTTGTTTTAAGTTAATGTAAATCAAATTATCATTATTCATGTCATTTAATAATTCAGGATGATTTACCATTAATGTATTTTTTGAAAATAATTCCTTTTTATTTTTCAAAGTAACATATTGATCTTTTGAGATTATCTTATTGTTAGCTATTTTTATTTTTTCAACTTTAATTTCTTGATTTTCTATATTTGAATTTATTATCGAGTCATTTTCACTTTCAAATATCTCATTTAACTTATGTATTTTTTGACTATTATCAACACTTTCTTGTTGAATAATATTTTCTTTACTTTTATTGTAAACTTGTGGTTCAAATAGAATGTCTTGTCTTTTAAACTCAATTTTAGGAGATGAATAATTTACAAAATGCTTTTCTTCAAAATCTTCAAATTCTTCAAAATTATTTTCAAAACCATTTTTTATTTTATTTCTATTATATAAGGAAGTCTCGTCTTCTTGATCAAATTCATAATATTCATTATCATTATTATATGTTTGGTAGGTATTAATTTTTGAAGGATTTTTAATATGCGATTCAGAGTTTTGATATTGATTTATAAAACCCATTTGTGTTTCGAGTCTTGCTAATCTTTCCTGCTCTTTTTTGTCTTCTAGACGTTTTCTTTCATCTTCCTCGCGTTGCTTTTTCATCCTTTCAAACGGATTTAAGTACATATTAGATACCTCCTAATGATAATTTTATTATACCATAATTTTTAAAATTTTTATGTCATTTTATTGCAATGTAATAAATAGTTTGATATGATATATACATTTTTTTATTATTATTTTTAAAAAAATAAAAAGAAGAAGTTTTCATTAAGCTAATAAATTTAATCTAGAAACTCCATCTTTTTCTTTATTTAATTTTATAAATATATTATAGCATAATTTAAGCCTCAGTCCCCTATGATCTATTCATAAAACTATGTTAATAATTAAAAAATCCTTTATAAGGATCCTTTGATTATATTTTTTTCTGCAACTTTTTATATTTTATAAAAAGAATTGTATAAATAGTTGATAAGAAACTAAGACTTATTATTGTTTGAGATATATATTTTAAACCACTCATTCAAGGTTCTGAAATTTGATTATTTTTATCAAATGGAAATCCATATGTCTCTTTTAAATAGCTATATTTTAAAGCAATTGGACTAATTTCAAAAGTACCATTATTTCATAAATTAGTTATTCTTTGTGCTTCATGACTAGAATATGTAATTGCAACTAAAACAGATAATATTTCAACTAATAAAATAATAAATTGAAAAGTGAATGTTGATTTTGAAGTATTTCAATTTTTAACATAAGCTGTAATAAAAATAAAAATGCTTGCCATTAAAAATCCCGAAATAATAATTGGTAAAAACTTAATAGCAAAATAAGAATTTTCTAAATTAATTTCTTCTATAGAAATACCATTATAAGAAACTGATTTATATAGATCTTTAACAATAAAAGTTCAATTAAGCATTGAATTCATTTTTGTACTAAAAATACTCATATTAACAATATATGCTAATGGTGGTAAAAAAACTAAAGCTGTAGCAATTATTAATCAAAATGAAATATTTTTACTATTATTTAATGAGAATTTTTTTACTAGCGCATTAAATTTAGACCCCTGACTTTCCTTAAAGTTATAACCAGTTATTTTTAATTTATTAGATTGAGGGCCTTTAAATCAGATAGTGAAAGAAAAAATTACAGCAATTATTTTAATAACTGCTAATCATCATGTAATACTATCAGATGCTCATTTATACTTATTGCCACTATTTTTAATTGACATATTATAAAATACTTCTTGCATTTTTTTTACAGATTCTGATTCAAAAATTGTATTATCTTTTTGAGATAAAAAATCAAATAGATTATAAAATTTTGAATATGAATACTCCGATATTGCTTCAAAAACTATAGACAGAACTGCAAATATTGCTATAACCATGATATATAGAACTTTATAATAATTTGAAAATTTGCTCTTTAAAAATAAATTTAAAAATCCAATAGAAAGAAAACCAACAAGTAAAAAGGACATTGAAATTCACATTAAAACTTCAATTTCAAATTTATTAACAAATAAGTTTTTGCCAAAATTTTCTTTAACTACATCTAAATTATTTAAGTAATATTTAAGAGAATAATTAATATTTATAATAACAAGAAATGTTACAGCTTGAATAGATAAAATTAAAAATAGCAATAAAAATTTAAACATTAATTTATTACTAACTTTAAAATTGTCTATTTTAAATTTATCAGTATTACTTTTCATAAATCTCCTTAGAAGTAATTACAAAATATCTTCAATTATTTGAATAATCCTTTTTGAAATCTATATTATATTTTACTATCATTCCTGAAAAAATATTTCTCAATTGTTCTTTTTGTTCAAAACCAAATTCACAAATAATTAATAGATTTTTATTTAACTGAAATAGAAAATCAAGTCTTTTTGCTAAAATTTTATAAAAATATAATCCTTCTTCCTTTGCAAAAAGAGCCAGATGTGGTTCAAACTTTTTTACATTATTTTCAATATTTAAATCTAAAGAATTGATATATGGAGGATTAATTGTAATATAATCTGGAACAATATTAATTTGATCGAAAATATTTAGAAAATCAGATACAAAAGTTTTAGCTTTTATTTTATATTTTTTTAAATTTAAATTTGCAACTTCAATTGCTTTTGGTGAAATATCACTCATATATAAATTAAGCTTTGGTTGCAAATTTTTTAATGTAATACCTATACAACCACTACCACAACAAATATCAAATAGATTTTTATTATTAAGATCATATTTCATAATTTCTTCAACAATACATTCTGTTTCTTGTCGGGGGATTAAAACATCTTCATTAACATAAAAATCATATTTATAAAAATACTTGTTGTTTAATATATATGCAAGTGGCATATTTGTTTTTAAAAAAATATCAACTATTTGAAAAAACAAATCCAATTCTTTTTCTGATAAATAAATATCATTTAAAAAGTTGAAATCAGAATTATGTGTTATATAAATTATTATTTCATTAAATTCATTTGATGTAAAAACTAAAGGAACATACTTTTGTTTTAATTTAGTTAAGTTCATAACTAACCTTGTATATGTTGAGTAATCATATTTTTTTGTTCATCATTAATTAATTCAACAATGATTTCATCTAAATTACCTTCCATAACTTGATCTAACTTATTTAAAGTTAAATTTACTCTATGATCAGTAACTCTGTTTTGAGCATAATTATAAGTTCTTATTTTTTCACTTCTAGCTCCAGTCCCTACAGCATTTTTTCTCATACTAGCAGCTTCACTTTGTTGTTTTTCAAGTTCTGCTTCATAAATTCTTGCTCTTAATAAAGTCATTGCTTTATCTTTATTATCATGTTGACTTCTTCCATCTTGTGAAGCTGCAACTATTCCAGTTGGAATATGCGTAATTCTAACAGCAGAATCTGTTGTATTAATATGTTGCCCACCTGCTCCAGATGCTCTGTAAGTATCAATTCTTAAATCTACTGCCTTAATTTCAACTTCAACATCACTAACTTCAGGGAGAACAGCAACTGTTGCTGTTGAAGTTTGTATTCTACCTTTTGATTCTGTTTTGGGAACCCTTTGAACTCTATGACTTCCAGATTCAAATTTCATTTTTGAATATACTTTATCTCCCTTTAACATAAATGAAATTTGACTAAATCCACCTACAGCTGATTCGTTTGCATCAATAACATCTATTTTCCAATTATTTTTTTCAGCATACTTTGTATATAGTCTAAATAAGTCCCCTGCAAAAATATTTGCTTCATCTCCACCAGCAGCTCCTCTAATTTCAAAAATAACATTTTTGTCATCATTAGGGTCTTTAGGTAATAACAATAATTCTAAATCCTTTTCAATAATTTCAATTGCAGCTTGCTCTTCTTCTAACTGAAGTTTTGCAAGAGTTCTCATTTCCTCTTCTTTTTCTGTCTCCAAAATTAATTTTGCTTCTTCAATATCTTTATTAACTTTTTTATATTCTTGATATTTTTGAACAATTTCATCTAAGGTTGCTCTTTCTTTATTTAATTCTGTTAGAAGTTTAATATCTTTTAAAGTTTCTTCCTTTTGAATTGTTTCATCAATTGAATTAACTCTATTTTCCATTACATCTAAAGCTTCTAAAGTTTTTTTATTCATCATGTTCTCCTATTCTGGCCTAATGTAACAATGTCTACATCTTGCCTCATACTTTTCATTTGCAGAAATAACAATTATTGGTTCATTTGCTTTTGCAGGCTTACCATCAATGATTCTTTGAGTTCTATTTGCATTACCCCCACAAGAGTGACATATTGCACTTAGTTTATCAACATATTCAGCTTCAACTAATAATCTATCAACATTTTTAAACGGATTATTTTTGAAATCTTTGTCTAAACCATTAACAATAGTAATTATGCCTTGATCTGCAATTTTAGATATTACATCTACAATTTTTGTATCTAAAAATTGAACTTCATCAATACCTATTATATCAATTTTTTGCTTAGCATTTTGCTCTATAAAAATTTTATAAAGTTCTTCACTATCTTTAACAGG is part of the Spiroplasma cantharicola genome and encodes:
- the prmC gene encoding peptide chain release factor N(5)-glutamine methyltransferase, producing MNLTKLKQKYVPLVFTSNEFNEIIIYITHNSDFNFLNDIYLSEKELDLFFQIVDIFLKTNMPLAYILNNKYFYKYDFYVNEDVLIPRQETECIVEEIMKYDLNNKNLFDICCGSGCIGITLKNLQPKLNLYMSDISPKAIEVANLNLKKYKIKAKTFVSDFLNIFDQINIVPDYITINPPYINSLDLNIENNVKKFEPHLALFAKEEGLYFYKILAKRLDFLFQLNKNLLIICEFGFEQKEQLRNIFSGMIVKYNIDFKKDYSNNWRYFVITSKEIYEK
- the prfA gene encoding peptide chain release factor 1, with the translated sequence MNKKTLEALDVMENRVNSIDETIQKEETLKDIKLLTELNKERATLDEIVQKYQEYKKVNKDIEEAKLILETEKEEEMRTLAKLQLEEEQAAIEIIEKDLELLLLPKDPNDDKNVIFEIRGAAGGDEANIFAGDLFRLYTKYAEKNNWKIDVIDANESAVGGFSQISFMLKGDKVYSKMKFESGSHRVQRVPKTESKGRIQTSTATVAVLPEVSDVEVEIKAVDLRIDTYRASGAGGQHINTTDSAVRITHIPTGIVAASQDGRSQHDNKDKAMTLLRARIYEAELEKQQSEAASMRKNAVGTGARSEKIRTYNYAQNRVTDHRVNLTLNKLDQVMEGNLDEIIVELINDEQKNMITQHIQG
- a CDS encoding thymidine kinase; the protein is MNYRMNLNSKRGWVELITGCMFSGKTEEFIRRLKRYKHAQQNVLVFKPLIDTRYSKDDIFSHSGMRIESIPVKDSEELYKIFIEQNAKQKIDIIGIDEVQFLDTKIVDVISKIADQGIITIVNGLDKDFKNNPFKNVDRLLVEAEYVDKLSAICHSCGGNANRTQRIIDGKPAKANEPIIVISANEKYEARCRHCYIRPE